In a single window of the Schistocerca americana isolate TAMUIC-IGC-003095 chromosome X, iqSchAmer2.1, whole genome shotgun sequence genome:
- the LOC124555468 gene encoding protein ALP1-like, whose protein sequence is MLKLSHGARSAASCVVIGCVLYRTKMAASGTDVQSKLALLALLVLNDAEIHATERRRKEWTKNWIKRRNAGKGVLSMLHKELRIEDRTSFANFIRMDVSVFEELLRMVSPLIQKKDTVMRQAITARERLAVTLRFLATGNTYKDLAYSTRIANNTLSRMIPETLMAIASVLGDNAIQCPRDPAEWKVIEDGFHSLWQFPHCIGALDGKHVKFRPLRSDGSSFRNYKGHDSIVLLALVDANYKFLFVDIGRNGRMNDGAIFRESALFVKLMDGSLNLPPKSPLPGSDICVPYMFVADDAFALKENLMKPYPERDMTPEKRIFNYRICRARRVVENAFGIMSNKFRILLQTIPLSVSKVELITKVCCLLHNFVLARNSQGYIPPNVDELPCLPGIATQGANHSAASAREVRQHLTWYFNTVGRVPWQERCVQEGNR, encoded by the exons ATGctgaagctctcccacggtgcaagatcggcagctagttgtgttgtgatcggctgcgtgttgtatcgaacgaagatggctgcttcaggtacagatgttcagagcaaactggcatTATTAGCtcttttggtgctaaacgatgcagaaatacATGCTACTGAGAGAAGAAgaaaagaatggacgaaaaactggattaagaggagaaacgctgggaaaggtgtgctctccatgcttcataaagagttgag gatagaagatcgcacatcctttgcaaattttattcGAATGGATGTATCGGTATTTGAAGAACTGCTTCGAATGGTTTCGCCTTTGATTCAGAAGAAAGACACTGTGATGCGTCAGGCAATTACGGCGCGGGAAAG GCTTGCTGTCACACTGCGTTTCCTAGCGACCGGAAACACTTACAAAGATTTGGCCTATTCTACACGAATAGCGAACAACACGCTCTCCCGTATGATACCAGAGACTTTGATGGCCATAGCAAGCGTGTTAGGAGATAATGCGATACAG TGTCCACGTGATCCTGCCGAGTGGAAAGTAATAGAAGATGGGTTCCACAGCCTCTGGCAATTCCCGCATTGCATTGGAGCACTTGATGGGAAACATGTCAAGTTTAGGCCTCTGCGCTCTGATGGTTCATCATTCAGAAACTACAAAGGTCACGACAGCATAGTTCTTTTAGCTCTAGTAGATGctaattataaatttttgtttgtggacATTGGCAGAAATGGAAGAATGAATGATGGTGCAATATTCAGAGAGAGTGCCTTGTTCGTGAAACTCATGGATGGTTCATTAAATTTGCCACCAAAGTCTCCACTTCCAGGTAGTGACATCTGTGTTCCCTACATGTTTGTGGCAGATGATGCTTTTGCgttaaaggaaaatttaatgaaaccaTATCCTGAACGTGACATGACAcctgaaaaaagaatttttaactacagAATTTGTAGAGCACGTAGAGTTGTGGAAAATGCCTTTGGCATAATgtcaaacaaattcagaattttgcTGCAGACTATTCCACTATCTGTTTCCAAAGTAGAGCTCATTACAAAAGTGTGTTGTTTGCTACATAATTTTGTACTTGCCAGAAACTCTCAAGGATATATCCCGCCAAATGTAGATGAATTACCATGTCTTCCTGGCATTGCTACTCAGGGTGCAAATCATAGTGCAGCCAGTGCAAGAGAAGTGAGACAACATCTGACATGGTATTTCAATACTGTTGGCAGAGTTCCATGGCAGGAAAGGTGTGTTCAGGAAGGTAACAGATAA